The DNA segment CCTGTTTTCGTTGATATTTCTGAAATAATATCTGCCTTAGTCATATTTTTTGTTTTATTAATTTACTGTGTGTTGTATATTATAAATGTTTTGGGGTTGCAAAAGTATTGCTTTTTAATGAGATAGGAAAATAAAAGATGATTTATTTGTCGTTTCTTCTATCACCCGATTGCAAGTTTTACTAAAATCAAATAATTACGCCGTATTTTTACGGGCATGAGTTTTCAATCCGAAATCGTAAACTGGTACTTAAACCATAAAAGGGACCTACCCTGGCGGGGTACTACAGATGCATACATCATCTGGTTATCCGAAGTGATCCTGCAGCAAACCCGGGTAGACCAGGGCCTGCCCTATTTCAATAATTTTTTACAGAACTATCCAACTGTGCTCGACTTTGCCAGCGCCAGTGAAACACAGGTGCTTAAACTATGGCAGGGGCTTGGCTATTATTCCAGAGGCAGGAACATGCTTTTTACAGCCAGGCAGGTGCGCGACCTGCATGGTGGCGTTTTTCCGGTGCGCTATGATCAGCTCATTAAACTAAAAGGGATTGGCGAGTATACCGCCGCTGCCATTGCTTCTTTTTCTTCAAATGAATCAAAAGCAGTGCTCGATGGCAATGTGTTCCGTGTATTGTCCCGTTATTTCGGTATAGAAAGCCCCATAAACAGCAGCACCGGTAAAAAACAGTTCGCAGACCTGGCCCAGTCACTCATCAGTGGCCAGCAGCCTTCAGTATACAATCAGGCCATTATGGAGTTCGGCGCATTGCAGTGCAAACCCAAATCTCCCAATTGTGGTATATGTCCGGTTCAGGACAGCTGTTTTGCTCAAAAGCATCATCTGGTCGGTACGCTTCCTGTAAAATTGAACAAACTGAAAAAACGTACCCGCTATTTCAACTATTTCCTGTGTATGGAAGGCGACAATATCCTGGTCAAAAAAAGGAGCCCTGGCGATATATGGCAGGAATTATATGATTTTCCACTCATCGAAACAGACCGGCCTTTTCTGGAAGATCCCGAAAAGTTTGCCCCTTTGTTACAGGAAAGCTTTGGCGCAGCTTGTAAAGTCAGGACTTTATCCCATCAAAAACATTTATTAACACACCAAACTATATATGTTCAATTTTTTGGTTTAGATAATTATATCATTAACTTTAATCAGAATGCAGAAATAAAATGGGTCTCATTGCCGGAATTCGACGAATTGCCGCAACCTAAAGTGATCACCAATTTTGTTTGTAAGCATTTTATTACATAGAAAAACCAAAATTCATGTCAGGTATTAACAAAGTTATTTTAGTCGGGCATTTAGGAAAAGATCCTGAAGTCAGACATTTGGACGGGGGGGTAACTGTAGCAAGTTTCCCACTGGC comes from the Pedobacter heparinus DSM 2366 genome and includes:
- the mutY gene encoding A/G-specific adenine glycosylase; the protein is MSFQSEIVNWYLNHKRDLPWRGTTDAYIIWLSEVILQQTRVDQGLPYFNNFLQNYPTVLDFASASETQVLKLWQGLGYYSRGRNMLFTARQVRDLHGGVFPVRYDQLIKLKGIGEYTAAAIASFSSNESKAVLDGNVFRVLSRYFGIESPINSSTGKKQFADLAQSLISGQQPSVYNQAIMEFGALQCKPKSPNCGICPVQDSCFAQKHHLVGTLPVKLNKLKKRTRYFNYFLCMEGDNILVKKRSPGDIWQELYDFPLIETDRPFLEDPEKFAPLLQESFGAACKVRTLSHQKHLLTHQTIYVQFFGLDNYIINFNQNAEIKWVSLPEFDELPQPKVITNFVCKHFIT